The DNA sequence CGGTTTGCACACTTTTTGTGCCCCCGTGGAGGGCTAGAGGACGTAGCGGATGAGGAGAAACCCGCCGACGAGAAGCACCATGAAGGCCACCGTGAGGGCGTTGAAGTAGCGGTCTATGAAGCTCCGTATCGAGGGGCCGAAGACATAGATGAGAGCGGCGATGAGGAAGAACCGGGCCCCCCGCGAGAGCGCCGAGGCCAGCATGAAGACGCCGAAGTTCACCCGGAAGAACCCGGCGGAGATGGTGAAGACCTTGTAGGGAATGGGGGTGAAGCCGGCCACGGCGATGGCCCAGCCCTCGTACTGCAGGAAGTACTCGCGCACGGCCTCAAACCCGGCCCGGTCCACGTAATGAAAGAGTATCCCCTCCCCGATGAGGTCCCAGAAGGCCGTCCCCAGGTAATACCCCAGGGCGCCTCCCAGCACGGAGCCCACGGTGCAGAGCGCGGCATAGCGAAAAGACCTCCGGGGGATGGAAAGCCCCAGGGCGATGAGCAGGACGTCCGGGGGGACGGGGAAGAAGCTGCTTTCGGCCACGGCCAGAAGAAACAGGGCCGGCGAGCCGTAGGGCGTCTCGGCCCAGTGCAGCACCCAGTCATAGAGGCGGCGGAGAGGTCCGAACATGGGGTTGATTATACATGAAAGATGTGCTGCGCTTGTTGCTGATATACGACTGTTACACCGTGCAAACAGCCGGTGCCTAATTGCTGCGCTCCCTCTTTGCTCGAAGGTGCGACTTATAGTCCTTTAAAGCATCCTCGATGTCGGCCTTCGTGAGACGCTTCACCCAAGCAATCACGTCTCTCGAATACTTAGTTAAAACTCCCTCCTCGGC is a window from the Nitrospirota bacterium genome containing:
- a CDS encoding DedA family protein — translated: MFGPLRRLYDWVLHWAETPYGSPALFLLAVAESSFFPVPPDVLLIALGLSIPRRSFRYAALCTVGSVLGGALGYYLGTAFWDLIGEGILFHYVDRAGFEAVREYFLQYEGWAIAVAGFTPIPYKVFTISAGFFRVNFGVFMLASALSRGARFFLIAALIYVFGPSIRSFIDRYFNALTVAFMVLLVGGFLLIRYVL